From the Solanum stenotomum isolate F172 chromosome 4, ASM1918654v1, whole genome shotgun sequence genome, one window contains:
- the LOC125861351 gene encoding endo-1,4-beta-xylanase 5-like, whose translation MEFEFVACASAVQEIVWSKRFFEHLSIAKDSKVRNVYDHSAWTECQAEPVAQLYNGGILRNKFPIYQPVKDINGDMVDSPTLSLENLSQGSIYSFSSWVRVKNVISALVTATVKPDNKYAKCIGSVIAKKGCWSFLKGGFLWDSTSNSSEIDFQSSDRTKKLVEIEIINYSLQPFTEREWKLNQFEGIKTERKRGVTIHVVDKNGLRVPGAAVKLSQISTDFPIGTMISRTILGNLPYQEWFLKRFKATVFENELKWYKTEPLPGQFNYTVVDQMMKFVRKNKLIARGHNMFWDDPVYVQDWLENMTAPQLQRAMKSRIKSVMSKYRNEFFHWDVNNELLHFDFYEKKLGPKATLDMFKSMQREDPLATLFLNEYNIVERCDSKANVDRYIDTFKELKKGGVKVAGIGLESHFSAPNPAFMRAVLDKLATLKLPIWLTEVDVSSMYGQEEQAVFLEQILREAFSHPSVNGIMLWTARSPGGCYQTCLTDEKFQNLPTGDVIDQLLLNEWTTGTKRGKTNEFGSYNFRGFLGEFKVSILYNRTIVNSTFSLGHGVDTKHITIHV comes from the exons ATGGAATTTGAATTTGTGGCTTGTGCGTCTGCGGTACAAGAAATTGTTTGGTCAAAGAGATTCTTTGAGCATTTGAGTATTGCAAAGGATTCGAAGG tcAGGAATGTTTATGATCATTCGGCTTGGACAGAG TGTCAAGCAGAGCCAGTGGCACAACTTTACAATGGAGgaatattaagaaataaatttccTATATATCAACCGGTCAAAGATATCAATGGAGACATGGTTGATTCACCTACTTTATCCTTGGAAAATCTGTCTCAAGGATCAATTTATTCCTTCTCTA GTTGGGTGAGAGTGAAAAATGTAATTTCTGCTTTAGTAACAGCTACAGTAAAGCCAGACAATAAATATGCAAAATGTATAGGAAGTGTTATAGCCAAGAAAGGATGTTGGTCTTTTCTCAAAGGTGGTTTCCTTTGGGATTCAACTTCCAATTCTTCTGAGATAGATTTTcag AGTTCAGATCGGACTAAGAAGTTGGTGGAGATagagattattaattattcCTTACAGCCATTCACCGAGAGAGAATGGAAATTAAATCAATTTGAAGGGATAAAAACG GAAAGGAAGCGTGGTGTTACAATACATGTTGTTGATAAAAATGGATTAAGGGTGCCAGGAGCAGCAGTTAAATTAAGCCAAATCTCAACGGATTTTCCAATTGGAACTATGATATCGAGAACCATTCTGGGAAATTTGCCTTATCAG GAATGGTTCCTCAAGCGATTCAAAGCAACAGTTTTTGAAAATGAGCTCAAGTGGTACAAGACAGAGCCACTACCTGGGCAATTTAACTATACTGTAGTGGATCAGATGATGAAATTCGTCCGAAAAAACAAACTTATAGCCAGAGGACATAACATGTTTTGGGACGACCCTGTGTATGTACAAGATTGGTTGGAAAACATGACGGCTCCTCAACTACAAAGAGCGATGAAATCTAGAATTAAAAGTGTGATGAGTAAATATAGAAATGAGTTTTTTCACTGGGATGTGAACAATGAACTCCTCCACTTTgatttttatgagaaaaaacTAGGACCTAAAGCTACTTTGGATATGTTCAAGAGTATGCAGCGCGAAGATCCACTAGCAACTCTGTTTCTCAACGAATACAACATTGTTGAACGTTGTGACTCGAAAGCCAATGTGGACAGGTACATTGATACGTTCAAGGAACTCAAGAAGGGCGGAGTGAAAGTGGCTGGTATTGGGCTAGAGAGTCATTTTTCTGCACCAAACCCCGCTTTCATGAGAGCTGTTCTTGATAAATTGGCAACCCTAAAGCTTCCTATTTGGCTCACAGAAGTGGACGTTAGCAGTATGTATGGACAGGAAGAACAAGCTGTATTCCTCGAGCAAATTTTGCGAGAGGCATTCTCACATCCAAGTGTGAATGGGATCATGCTTTGGACAGCTCGTAGCCCAGGAGGTTGCTACCAAACGTGCCTTACAGATGAGAAATTCCAAAACTTGCCAACAGGGGATGTTATTGACCAACTTTTATTAAACGAATGGACAACGGGGACTAAACGTGGCAAAACAAATGAGTTTGGTTCCTACAATTTTCGAGGTTTCTTAGGCGAATTCAAGGTTTCAATCCTTTACAATCGCACAATCGTTAATTCTACCTTCTCACTAGGCCATGGTGTCGATACTAAGCACATTACCATTCATGTTTAG